One Bacillus sp. FJAT-52991 genomic region harbors:
- a CDS encoding FAD-binding oxidoreductase: protein MNTKKEWVGALRGALSDQQVSVNETILEQHSKDESYHAASTPDVVVFPISTEQVSAVMKIATEYEVPVVPFGVGSSLEGHTIPYDHGITIDFSQMNKVLEVRAEDFLVRVQPGVTRSQLNKELKKHGLFFSVDPGADATLGGMAATNASGTTSVKYGVMRDQVRDLEVVLADGTVIHTGNLAAKSSSGYHLNSLFVGSEGTLGCFTELTLRVYGIPEFIMAARSSFPTVDDAVGAVVGILQAGIPIARVELVDEPSMKQVNLHSDTSYKEQPTLFLEFHGNAAGLKQDVDFMKEIVAEFQCEEIEFETDNAARVQLWEARHNLAYAYVHGYPGKKLMVTDVCVPISELAGAIRYAREELDAMALIGGIVGHVGDGNFHVLLMIDMNDEEEKTKADELNEKIVMYAIERGGTCTGEHGVGIGKQKYQEKEHGKALLVMGKIKQALDPLTLLNPNKILNTKS, encoded by the coding sequence ATGAATACAAAAAAAGAATGGGTCGGAGCTTTACGTGGGGCTCTTTCTGATCAGCAAGTATCAGTCAATGAAACGATTTTAGAACAGCATAGTAAAGATGAATCTTATCATGCGGCGAGCACACCGGATGTGGTCGTTTTTCCAATATCGACGGAACAAGTGAGTGCGGTCATGAAAATCGCTACTGAATATGAGGTGCCAGTCGTACCATTCGGAGTAGGGTCGAGCTTAGAAGGGCATACCATTCCGTATGATCATGGCATAACGATTGATTTTTCGCAAATGAACAAAGTATTAGAAGTAAGAGCAGAAGACTTTCTCGTTCGTGTGCAGCCTGGTGTGACGCGTTCGCAATTGAATAAAGAGTTGAAAAAACATGGCTTGTTTTTCTCCGTTGATCCAGGGGCCGATGCCACGCTTGGAGGAATGGCCGCAACAAATGCTAGCGGGACCACTTCCGTGAAATATGGTGTGATGCGTGATCAAGTGCGTGATCTAGAAGTGGTGCTAGCGGATGGCACCGTGATTCACACAGGTAATTTAGCAGCGAAATCTTCATCGGGCTATCATTTAAATAGTCTGTTTGTTGGTTCGGAGGGGACGTTAGGCTGCTTTACCGAATTAACGCTCCGTGTCTATGGAATTCCGGAATTTATTATGGCGGCCAGATCTTCTTTTCCAACGGTCGATGATGCGGTCGGAGCGGTAGTTGGCATTTTGCAAGCGGGGATTCCGATTGCCCGAGTCGAGCTGGTAGATGAACCGTCGATGAAGCAAGTCAATCTTCATAGCGACACATCGTATAAGGAACAGCCGACGTTATTTTTGGAGTTCCATGGAAATGCAGCAGGCTTAAAGCAAGATGTAGATTTTATGAAGGAAATTGTTGCCGAGTTTCAATGTGAAGAAATTGAATTTGAAACGGACAATGCCGCTCGCGTGCAGCTATGGGAAGCACGCCACAATTTAGCCTACGCTTATGTTCATGGGTATCCGGGGAAAAAGCTAATGGTCACCGATGTCTGTGTACCGATTTCTGAATTAGCAGGAGCGATTCGTTATGCAAGGGAAGAGCTTGATGCGATGGCGCTAATTGGAGGAATTGTTGGACATGTGGGGGATGGTAATTTCCATGTGCTGTTAATGATTGATATGAATGACGAGGAAGAGAAGACAAAAGCCGATGAATTAAATGAAAAAATCGTGATGTATGCGATTGAACGAGGCGGCACTTGTACTGGAGAACATGGTGTTGGGATCGGCAAACAGAAATATCAAGAGAAAGAACATGGAAAGGCCTTGCTTGTCATGGGAAAAATCAAACAAGCGCTTGATCCTCTTACTCTATTAAATCCCAATAAAATATTAAATACGAAGTCATAA